In the genome of Brachionichthys hirsutus isolate HB-005 chromosome 23, CSIRO-AGI_Bhir_v1, whole genome shotgun sequence, one region contains:
- the npy2rl gene encoding neuropeptide Y receptor Y2, like: protein METISAVNATQDELRLLLPPDNELGNLVYQDYDPDASAKQPVLPTLLFEGVTFQEDPIKLLSVQVVLILAYSTIIVLGVVGNSLVIYVIYRFKTLRTVTNFFIANLAVADLLVNTLCLPFTLVYTLQGEWKFGSTLCFLLPYAQGLAVHVSTVTLNVIALDRHRCIVYHLETRMRKDVCFGVIALTWVLSAVLASPLAIFREYGSFTLEPGNSIQVCTEKWPGKNTDGTVYSISMLLLQYFLPLSIISFAYARIWSKLRGHVNPAESVPCGGSGSSERHRRRRKTTKMLVTMVVVFAVSWLPFHAFQLATDIDSTVLDMRDYRLLYTVFHVVAMCSTFANPLLYGWMNRNYRAAFLAVFKCRKGEERGRSSRMDSIHPVGGGGGGGGGGRAKKIVLETQDVVSTHLNATDV from the exons ATGGAGACCATCAGTGCAGTCAATGCCACGCAGGACGAgcttcgcctcctcctcccacctgaCAATGAACTTGGCAACCTCGTGTACCAGGACTACGATCCCGATGCCAGCGCTAAACAACCAGTTTTACCCACCTTATTGTTTGAGGGCGTGACTTTTCAAGAGGATCCGATTAAACTACTAAGTGTACAG GTGGTGTTGATCTTGGCCTACAGCACCATCATCGTGCTGGGAGTTGTGGGCAATTCTCTGGTCATTTACGTCATCTATCGCTTCAAGACGCTTCGTACAGTCACAAACTTCTTCATTGCCAATCTGGCTGTCG CTGACCTCCTGGTGAACACGCTGTGCCTTCCCTTCACCCTCGTCTACACCCTGCAGGGCGAGTGGAAGTTCGGCAgcacgctctgcttcctgctgcccTACGCCCAGGGGCTCGCCGTGCACGTCTCCACCGTAACGCTCAACGTCATTGCCCTGGATCGTCACAG GTGTATTGTGTACCACCTGGAGACCAGGATGCGCAAGGACGTGTGTTTTGGGGTGATTGCGCTGACCTGGGTGCTGAGCGCCGTGCTCGCCAGCCCTCTGGCCATCTTCAGAGAGTACGGCTCCTTCACTCTGGAGCCTGGAAACAGCAtacag GTGTGCACAGAGAAGTGGCCTGGCAAGAATACAGACGGCACCGTCTACAGCATCTCCATGTTGCTCCTGCAGTACTTCCTGCCTCTGTCCATCATCTCCTTCGCCTATGCTCGCATCTGGTCCAAACTGCGTGGCCACGTCAACCCTGCGGAGAGCGTCCCCTGCGGCGGCAGCGGAAGCTCTGAGCGCCACCGCCGGCGGCGCAAAACCACCAAGATGCTGGTGACCATGGTGGTCGTGTTCGCGGTCAGCTGGCTGCCCTTCCACGCCTTCCAGCTGGCGACAGACATCGACAGCACGGTCCTGGACATGCGCGACTACCGCCTGCTCTACACCGTGTTCCACGTGGTGGCCATGTGCTCCACTTTTGCGAACCCGCTGTTGTATGGCTGGATGAACCGCAACTACCGCGCCGCCTTCCTTGCCGTCTTCAAATGCCGTAAGGGTGAGGAGAGAGGGCGGAGCAGCCGGATGGACAGCATCCACCCTGTTGGaggcgggggaggaggaggaggaggagggagggcgaAAAAGATAGTGCTTGAAACTCAGGATGTGGTATCTACCCATTTGAATGCCACGGATGTGTGA